The proteins below come from a single Thunnus thynnus chromosome 10, fThuThy2.1, whole genome shotgun sequence genomic window:
- the sybu gene encoding syntabulin isoform X2: MGPFQEYEEKKSPEKGSPRSRIPRLVLHPFRPKDKGSPLSDSPFSEEEGKECDISSDHSKRTISTNSFCSGSEQSAHGSPVLPERKTKVKRVRVMTEWSGEPRSTQRHKRELRSAMKARGSEADFSSSSSTGSLKIRESLTSNSAGKKAPSRSRSSHIRSLPVFKPAGSPTANRDAELYAPYRTPPRAAYSTNSSSCNSSPTSRRANLGRYHSCGDNHGIRPPNPEQYLTPLQQKEVAIRHLKTKLLESETRARDRETEIEELKGQLSRMREDWIEEECHRVEAQLSLKEARKEIKQLRQVVETMKSSLMEKDKGIQKYFIDINIQNRKLESLLQSMELAQSGANLQDENTLDFICDSPDSGGKKMVGEEEGGIELGDQGAEAMADSGLLVNDEMANRADILEQVLMSTAVDFSQDSSGKLRAGAESGPGVSALSEEGQLIDNSIASPPALPNTSSTTVTISSSTPSQQITEEKGVQTDLMPMSPDLQALLLQLLKFHGATMGEPALSASSTLLGLPNLPTSTSTTAIMPDSTPTLPSMPSPAPPESPDTSTDSGTCCSEPAETRRFMEELDFSVAEEEPSLSPGLGVVSKRYWSNSFLVDLVAVAAPVLPTVAWLYSQHGVDGSAPVYNIAALIRGCCIMGLHSLRHVAHRPDA; the protein is encoded by the exons ATGGGACCGTTCCAGGAATATGAG GAAAAGAAGTCACCCGAGAAAGGAAGCCCCCGCAGCCGCATCCCGCGCTTGGTCCTCCATCCCTTCCGACCAAAAGACAAAGGATCCCCTCTGTCTGACTCTCCATTTTCAGAAGAGGAGGGCAAGGAGTGTGACATCAGCTCAGACCACTCCAAAAGGACCATCAGCACCAACAGCTTTTGCTCTG GCTCAGAGCAGAGTGCCCACGGCTCACCGGTACTCCCCGAGCGCAAGACCAAAGTGAAGAGGGTGAGGGTGATGACCGAGTGGAGCGGCGAACCACGGAGCACACAGAGGCACAAGAGGGAGCTGAGGTCGGCCATGAAAGCCAGAG GTAGTGAGGCAGACTTCAGCTCCTCTAGCAGCACAGGCAGCCTAAAGATCAGGGAGAGCCTCACTTCCAATTCAGCTGGGAAGAAAGCTCCTTCACGCAG TCGCAGCAGCCACATCAGATCGCTCCCAGTGTTCAAACCAGCCGGAAGCCCAACAGCCAACCGCGATGCAGAACTCTACGCTCCCTACAGGACTCCCCCCAGAGCTGCCTACTcgaccaacagcagcagctgcaactCCAGCCCCACCTCCAG AAGAGCGAACCTGGGCCGCTACCACTCCTGTGGAGACAACCACGGCATCAGACCCCCGAACCCTGAGCAGTACCTCACACCTCTGCAGCAGAAGGAAGTGGCCATCAGACACCTGAAGACCAAACTGCTTGAATCTGAGACCAGAGCTCGTGACAG AGAGACTGAGATCGAGGAGCTTAAGGGCCAGCTCAGCAGGATGAGAGAGGACTGGATAGAAGAGGAGTGTCACCGAGTGGAGGCTCAGCTGTCCCTCAAAGAGGCTCGCAAGGAGATCAAACAGTTGCGTCAGGTGGTGGAAACCATGAAGAGCAGCCTGATGGAGAAGGATAAGGGAATACAGAAGTACTTCATTGATATAAACATCCAAAACAGGAAGTTGGAGTCCCTGCTGCAAAGCATGGAGCTCGCTCAGAGTGGCGCCAACCTCCAAGACGAAAACACCTTGGACTTCATCTGTGACAGCCCAGACAGCGGTGGGAAAAAGATGGTCGGGGAAGAAGAGGGTGGGATCGAGTTAGGAGACCAAGGGGCGGAGGCGATGGCGGACAGCGGGCTGCTGGTGAACGATGAGATGGCCAACAGAGCTGACATTTTGGAGCAAGTCTTAATGTCAACAGCGGTGGATTTCAGTCAGGACTCTAGTGGCAAGCTGAGGGCCGGTGCAGAGTCTGGGCCTGGGGTGTCTGCACTGTCAGAAGAGGGACAGTTAATTGATAATTCTATTGCGTCTCCACCAGCTCTACCAAATACGAGTTCCACCACTGTCACCATCTCCTCAAGTACACCCTCCCAGCAGATCACAGAAGAAAAAGGGGTCCAGACCGACCTGATGCCCATGTCTCCGGACCTGCAGGCTCTGCTCCTCCAGTTGCTAAAGTTCCATGGGGCAACAATGGGCGAGCCAGCTCTATCAGCCTCCAGCACTCTTCTGGGCCTCCCAAACCTGCCCACCTCCACTTCCACCACTGCCATTATGCCCGACTCGACACCTACGTTACCAAGCATGCCCAGCCCTGCTCCCCCTGAGAGCCCAGACACCTCTACCGATTCTGGCACGTGCTGCTCAGAGCCTGCAGAGACTCGACGGTTCATGGAGGAGCTGGACTTCAGTGTCGCTGAGGAGGAACCTTCTCTGTCGCCGGGATTGGGTGTGGTCAGCAAGCGTTACTGGAGCAACAGCTTCCTGGTGGATCTGGTTGCAGTAGCAGCTCCTGTGTTACCCACGGTGGCTTGGCTGTACTCACAGCACGGCGTGGATGGCAGCGCTCCAGTATACAACATTGCTGCTCTTATCAGGGGCTGTTGCATCATGGGATTGCACTCTCTTCGTCACGTCGCTCACAGGCCAGATGCGTAA
- the sybu gene encoding syntabulin isoform X3 codes for MVLFDGKRCYSGSEADFSSSSSTGSLKIRESLTSNSAGKKAPSRSRSSHIRSLPVFKPAGSPTANRDAELYAPYRTPPRAAYSTNSSSCNSSPTSRRANLGRYHSCGDNHGIRPPNPEQYLTPLQQKEVAIRHLKTKLLESETRARDRETEIEELKGQLSRMREDWIEEECHRVEAQLSLKEARKEIKQLRQVVETMKSSLMEKDKGIQKYFIDINIQNRKLESLLQSMELAQSGANLQDENTLDFICDSPDSGGKKMVGEEEGGIELGDQGAEAMADSGLLVNDEMANRADILEQVLMSTAVDFSQDSSGKLRAGAESGPGVSALSEEGQLIDNSIASPPALPNTSSTTVTISSSTPSQQITEEKGVQTDLMPMSPDLQALLLQLLKFHGATMGEPALSASSTLLGLPNLPTSTSTTAIMPDSTPTLPSMPSPAPPESPDTSTDSGTCCSEPAETRRFMEELDFSVAEEEPSLSPGLGVVSKRYWSNSFLVDLVAVAAPVLPTVAWLYSQHGVDGSAPVYNIAALIRGCCIMGLHSLRHVAHRPDA; via the exons ATGGTTTTGTTTGATGGCAAGAGATGCTACTCAG GTAGTGAGGCAGACTTCAGCTCCTCTAGCAGCACAGGCAGCCTAAAGATCAGGGAGAGCCTCACTTCCAATTCAGCTGGGAAGAAAGCTCCTTCACGCAG TCGCAGCAGCCACATCAGATCGCTCCCAGTGTTCAAACCAGCCGGAAGCCCAACAGCCAACCGCGATGCAGAACTCTACGCTCCCTACAGGACTCCCCCCAGAGCTGCCTACTcgaccaacagcagcagctgcaactCCAGCCCCACCTCCAG AAGAGCGAACCTGGGCCGCTACCACTCCTGTGGAGACAACCACGGCATCAGACCCCCGAACCCTGAGCAGTACCTCACACCTCTGCAGCAGAAGGAAGTGGCCATCAGACACCTGAAGACCAAACTGCTTGAATCTGAGACCAGAGCTCGTGACAG AGAGACTGAGATCGAGGAGCTTAAGGGCCAGCTCAGCAGGATGAGAGAGGACTGGATAGAAGAGGAGTGTCACCGAGTGGAGGCTCAGCTGTCCCTCAAAGAGGCTCGCAAGGAGATCAAACAGTTGCGTCAGGTGGTGGAAACCATGAAGAGCAGCCTGATGGAGAAGGATAAGGGAATACAGAAGTACTTCATTGATATAAACATCCAAAACAGGAAGTTGGAGTCCCTGCTGCAAAGCATGGAGCTCGCTCAGAGTGGCGCCAACCTCCAAGACGAAAACACCTTGGACTTCATCTGTGACAGCCCAGACAGCGGTGGGAAAAAGATGGTCGGGGAAGAAGAGGGTGGGATCGAGTTAGGAGACCAAGGGGCGGAGGCGATGGCGGACAGCGGGCTGCTGGTGAACGATGAGATGGCCAACAGAGCTGACATTTTGGAGCAAGTCTTAATGTCAACAGCGGTGGATTTCAGTCAGGACTCTAGTGGCAAGCTGAGGGCCGGTGCAGAGTCTGGGCCTGGGGTGTCTGCACTGTCAGAAGAGGGACAGTTAATTGATAATTCTATTGCGTCTCCACCAGCTCTACCAAATACGAGTTCCACCACTGTCACCATCTCCTCAAGTACACCCTCCCAGCAGATCACAGAAGAAAAAGGGGTCCAGACCGACCTGATGCCCATGTCTCCGGACCTGCAGGCTCTGCTCCTCCAGTTGCTAAAGTTCCATGGGGCAACAATGGGCGAGCCAGCTCTATCAGCCTCCAGCACTCTTCTGGGCCTCCCAAACCTGCCCACCTCCACTTCCACCACTGCCATTATGCCCGACTCGACACCTACGTTACCAAGCATGCCCAGCCCTGCTCCCCCTGAGAGCCCAGACACCTCTACCGATTCTGGCACGTGCTGCTCAGAGCCTGCAGAGACTCGACGGTTCATGGAGGAGCTGGACTTCAGTGTCGCTGAGGAGGAACCTTCTCTGTCGCCGGGATTGGGTGTGGTCAGCAAGCGTTACTGGAGCAACAGCTTCCTGGTGGATCTGGTTGCAGTAGCAGCTCCTGTGTTACCCACGGTGGCTTGGCTGTACTCACAGCACGGCGTGGATGGCAGCGCTCCAGTATACAACATTGCTGCTCTTATCAGGGGCTGTTGCATCATGGGATTGCACTCTCTTCGTCACGTCGCTCACAGGCCAGATGCGTAA
- the sybu gene encoding syntabulin isoform X1, with the protein MGPFQEYEEKKSPEKGSPRSRIPRLVLHPFRPKDKGSPLSDSPFSEEEGKECDISSDHSKRTISTNSFCSDDTGCPTSQSVSPSKTPSGSEQSAHGSPVLPERKTKVKRVRVMTEWSGEPRSTQRHKRELRSAMKARGSEADFSSSSSTGSLKIRESLTSNSAGKKAPSRSRSSHIRSLPVFKPAGSPTANRDAELYAPYRTPPRAAYSTNSSSCNSSPTSRRANLGRYHSCGDNHGIRPPNPEQYLTPLQQKEVAIRHLKTKLLESETRARDRETEIEELKGQLSRMREDWIEEECHRVEAQLSLKEARKEIKQLRQVVETMKSSLMEKDKGIQKYFIDINIQNRKLESLLQSMELAQSGANLQDENTLDFICDSPDSGGKKMVGEEEGGIELGDQGAEAMADSGLLVNDEMANRADILEQVLMSTAVDFSQDSSGKLRAGAESGPGVSALSEEGQLIDNSIASPPALPNTSSTTVTISSSTPSQQITEEKGVQTDLMPMSPDLQALLLQLLKFHGATMGEPALSASSTLLGLPNLPTSTSTTAIMPDSTPTLPSMPSPAPPESPDTSTDSGTCCSEPAETRRFMEELDFSVAEEEPSLSPGLGVVSKRYWSNSFLVDLVAVAAPVLPTVAWLYSQHGVDGSAPVYNIAALIRGCCIMGLHSLRHVAHRPDA; encoded by the exons ATGGGACCGTTCCAGGAATATGAG GAAAAGAAGTCACCCGAGAAAGGAAGCCCCCGCAGCCGCATCCCGCGCTTGGTCCTCCATCCCTTCCGACCAAAAGACAAAGGATCCCCTCTGTCTGACTCTCCATTTTCAGAAGAGGAGGGCAAGGAGTGTGACATCAGCTCAGACCACTCCAAAAGGACCATCAGCACCAACAGCTTTTGCTCTG ATGACACCGGCTGCCCCACTAGTCAGTCTGTGTCCCCCTCCAAAACCCCGTCAGGCTCAGAGCAGAGTGCCCACGGCTCACCGGTACTCCCCGAGCGCAAGACCAAAGTGAAGAGGGTGAGGGTGATGACCGAGTGGAGCGGCGAACCACGGAGCACACAGAGGCACAAGAGGGAGCTGAGGTCGGCCATGAAAGCCAGAG GTAGTGAGGCAGACTTCAGCTCCTCTAGCAGCACAGGCAGCCTAAAGATCAGGGAGAGCCTCACTTCCAATTCAGCTGGGAAGAAAGCTCCTTCACGCAG TCGCAGCAGCCACATCAGATCGCTCCCAGTGTTCAAACCAGCCGGAAGCCCAACAGCCAACCGCGATGCAGAACTCTACGCTCCCTACAGGACTCCCCCCAGAGCTGCCTACTcgaccaacagcagcagctgcaactCCAGCCCCACCTCCAG AAGAGCGAACCTGGGCCGCTACCACTCCTGTGGAGACAACCACGGCATCAGACCCCCGAACCCTGAGCAGTACCTCACACCTCTGCAGCAGAAGGAAGTGGCCATCAGACACCTGAAGACCAAACTGCTTGAATCTGAGACCAGAGCTCGTGACAG AGAGACTGAGATCGAGGAGCTTAAGGGCCAGCTCAGCAGGATGAGAGAGGACTGGATAGAAGAGGAGTGTCACCGAGTGGAGGCTCAGCTGTCCCTCAAAGAGGCTCGCAAGGAGATCAAACAGTTGCGTCAGGTGGTGGAAACCATGAAGAGCAGCCTGATGGAGAAGGATAAGGGAATACAGAAGTACTTCATTGATATAAACATCCAAAACAGGAAGTTGGAGTCCCTGCTGCAAAGCATGGAGCTCGCTCAGAGTGGCGCCAACCTCCAAGACGAAAACACCTTGGACTTCATCTGTGACAGCCCAGACAGCGGTGGGAAAAAGATGGTCGGGGAAGAAGAGGGTGGGATCGAGTTAGGAGACCAAGGGGCGGAGGCGATGGCGGACAGCGGGCTGCTGGTGAACGATGAGATGGCCAACAGAGCTGACATTTTGGAGCAAGTCTTAATGTCAACAGCGGTGGATTTCAGTCAGGACTCTAGTGGCAAGCTGAGGGCCGGTGCAGAGTCTGGGCCTGGGGTGTCTGCACTGTCAGAAGAGGGACAGTTAATTGATAATTCTATTGCGTCTCCACCAGCTCTACCAAATACGAGTTCCACCACTGTCACCATCTCCTCAAGTACACCCTCCCAGCAGATCACAGAAGAAAAAGGGGTCCAGACCGACCTGATGCCCATGTCTCCGGACCTGCAGGCTCTGCTCCTCCAGTTGCTAAAGTTCCATGGGGCAACAATGGGCGAGCCAGCTCTATCAGCCTCCAGCACTCTTCTGGGCCTCCCAAACCTGCCCACCTCCACTTCCACCACTGCCATTATGCCCGACTCGACACCTACGTTACCAAGCATGCCCAGCCCTGCTCCCCCTGAGAGCCCAGACACCTCTACCGATTCTGGCACGTGCTGCTCAGAGCCTGCAGAGACTCGACGGTTCATGGAGGAGCTGGACTTCAGTGTCGCTGAGGAGGAACCTTCTCTGTCGCCGGGATTGGGTGTGGTCAGCAAGCGTTACTGGAGCAACAGCTTCCTGGTGGATCTGGTTGCAGTAGCAGCTCCTGTGTTACCCACGGTGGCTTGGCTGTACTCACAGCACGGCGTGGATGGCAGCGCTCCAGTATACAACATTGCTGCTCTTATCAGGGGCTGTTGCATCATGGGATTGCACTCTCTTCGTCACGTCGCTCACAGGCCAGATGCGTAA